One Methanocaldococcus villosus KIN24-T80 genomic window carries:
- a CDS encoding PP2C family protein-serine/threonine phosphatase, with protein MKVFGITHRGGRDKNEDHILIKKIGDIYLLAVADGLGGHNAGDIASKIAIEELEKFFEKNCYKSLLYEEIETILKEAFKKVHNAILNQSYGDREEMGTTLTSVVIKDNKAIIANCGDSRAYIIRDGKIIFKTKDHTYVQELIDKGYLSEEEAMYHPYKHVLKHALGIDFAVDIYKKELKSGDILLLSSDGLHDYVREKEILEVINKYEEPKDIVENLLKIALKKTMDNVSIIVFKVK; from the coding sequence ATGAAAGTTTTTGGAATAACCCACAGAGGTGGGAGAGATAAAAATGAAGACCATATACTAATTAAAAAAATAGGGGATATTTATTTATTAGCAGTTGCTGATGGTTTGGGAGGGCATAATGCAGGAGATATTGCATCAAAAATAGCTATTGAGGAATTAGAAAAATTCTTTGAAAAAAACTGTTATAAATCACTTTTATATGAAGAAATAGAGACTATTTTAAAAGAAGCTTTTAAAAAAGTGCACAATGCTATTCTAAATCAATCTTATGGAGATAGAGAGGAGATGGGAACAACACTTACATCTGTAGTTATTAAAGATAATAAAGCTATTATAGCTAATTGTGGAGATTCAAGAGCTTATATAATAAGGGATGGAAAAATAATTTTTAAAACTAAAGATCATACCTATGTACAAGAGCTTATTGATAAAGGATATTTGTCAGAAGAAGAGGCAATGTATCACCCATATAAACATGTGCTTAAACATGCTCTTGGAATAGATTTTGCAGTAGATATTTATAAAAAAGAGTTAAAAAGTGGAGATATTTTGCTATTGAGCTCTGATGGATTACATGATTATGTGAGGGAGAAAGAGATATTGGAAGTAATTAATAAATATGAAGAACCAAAAGATATTGTTGAAAATCTGTTAAAAATTGCATTGAAAAAGACTATGGATAATGTAAGTATAATTGTTTTTAAGGTGAAATAA
- a CDS encoding potassium channel family protein — MYIIIAGIGRIGYTLGKSLSERYDVVLIDINKKICDKVAKEIDALVINGDCTKTKTLEDAGIDDADIYIAVTGKDEVNLISCLLAKKYYGVEKTISRISEIEYKDIFERLGVDIVISPELIAAHYIEKLIERPGVLDLTIIGRGEAEIIELIIPEDSEVANKKIKELKKPEDYLIIAVYEGNNLKIPSGETVLKPGDRVLVLVKKDKSEIIRRMFRGEK; from the coding sequence GTGTATATTATAATAGCAGGGATTGGGAGGATTGGTTATACATTAGGAAAATCTCTTTCAGAGAGATATGATGTAGTATTAATAGATATAAATAAAAAAATATGTGATAAAGTTGCTAAAGAGATAGATGCTTTAGTTATAAATGGTGATTGTACAAAAACTAAGACTTTAGAAGATGCAGGAATAGATGATGCTGACATATATATTGCTGTTACTGGGAAGGATGAAGTTAATTTAATAAGTTGCTTATTAGCAAAGAAATATTATGGTGTAGAAAAAACTATTTCAAGAATCTCTGAAATAGAATATAAAGACATATTTGAAAGATTGGGTGTAGATATAGTTATCTCTCCTGAACTAATAGCTGCCCACTATATAGAAAAACTTATAGAAAGGCCAGGAGTGTTAGATTTAACTATTATTGGTAGAGGAGAAGCAGAGATAATAGAGTTAATTATACCTGAAGATTCTGAAGTAGCTAATAAAAAGATTAAAGAGTTAAAAAAGCCTGAAGATTATCTAATCATTGCTGTATATGAAGGTAATAATTTAAAAATCCCTTCTGGAGAAACAGTTCTTAAACCAGGAGATAGGGTGTTAGTTTTAGTTAAAAAAGATAAATCTGAAATTATAAGAAGAATGTTTAGAGGGGAAAAATGA
- a CDS encoding ammonium transporter family protein, whose protein sequence is MEGIDVFFFLWAASLIFFMKAGFVALEIGQFSHRNVAYHCVLKLLDLAAVFIGYLVIGYGISYGFENIVPLLFGNFNVELGAWFMKMVMFAAAAVTIITGGVAERIKILPYFIGALIVGSILYPIVEHLVWGGGFNALGIAFHDYAGSGAVHLFGGLVGLMAAWVLGPRAKKYINGIPQALPGHNIPLAVLGAFMLAFGWYGFNIGSAASVGDGLELTRVAVATTVALAGGIIGGAISSKNDPLYTANGMCAGLVAVCSGVDLYTPIGALIVGLLAGLQQPFTYKFIEEKLKIDDVCAIGPVHAMSGLIGVICAGIPFLLREPTTSFIGQVFGAIIISLIAIIGGWVLYKGLDIVIGLRVPKDVEEMGLDEGVLHVSAYTIK, encoded by the coding sequence TTGGAAGGTATTGATGTTTTTTTCTTTTTATGGGCTGCATCATTGATATTTTTTATGAAGGCTGGTTTTGTTGCATTAGAGATAGGCCAATTCAGCCATAGAAATGTTGCTTATCATTGTGTTCTTAAGTTGTTAGATTTAGCTGCAGTATTTATTGGTTATTTAGTAATTGGTTATGGAATCTCTTATGGATTTGAAAACATTGTTCCTCTATTGTTTGGTAATTTTAATGTTGAGTTAGGAGCATGGTTCATGAAAATGGTTATGTTTGCTGCTGCTGCAGTGACAATCATAACAGGAGGGGTTGCAGAGAGAATAAAAATCTTGCCTTATTTTATAGGGGCTTTAATTGTTGGAAGTATTTTATATCCAATTGTTGAACATTTAGTGTGGGGAGGGGGATTTAATGCTTTAGGAATAGCTTTTCATGACTATGCAGGAAGTGGAGCAGTTCATTTGTTTGGAGGTTTGGTTGGTTTAATGGCTGCATGGGTGTTGGGACCAAGGGCTAAGAAGTATATAAATGGTATTCCACAAGCACTTCCAGGGCATAACATTCCATTGGCTGTTTTAGGAGCATTTATGCTAGCATTTGGATGGTATGGGTTTAACATTGGAAGTGCGGCAAGTGTTGGAGATGGTTTAGAATTAACAAGGGTTGCAGTGGCAACAACAGTGGCTCTTGCTGGAGGAATTATAGGAGGTGCTATAAGCTCAAAGAATGATCCATTATACACTGCTAATGGTATGTGTGCAGGATTAGTTGCTGTTTGTAGTGGGGTAGATTTATACACTCCAATAGGGGCTTTAATTGTTGGATTGTTGGCAGGTTTACAACAACCATTCACATATAAGTTTATTGAAGAAAAATTAAAAATAGATGATGTCTGCGCTATTGGACCAGTTCATGCAATGAGTGGTTTAATTGGGGTTATATGTGCAGGAATTCCATTCTTATTAAGGGAACCAACAACATCATTTATTGGGCAGGTGTTTGGGGCGATTATAATAAGTTTAATCGCTATAATTGGTGGATGGGTATTATATAAGGGGTTAGATATTGTTATTGGATTAAGAGTTCCAAAAGATGTTGAAGAGATGGGATTGGATGAAGGAGTTTTACATGTGAGTGCCTATACAATTAAATAA
- a CDS encoding radical SAM protein, whose translation MIFLKKAENEAISNFLIAKCIEVEDFGGLKLEDLWEIHNSIKVKEKYFDGEFKKPNLLDLKIEIARNIFKNCHFCEHRCYVNREKDRGFCKIRKSYYSSEFLHMGEERILIPSHTIFFCGCNFKCVFCQNWDISQVYFEKIPCYCHPYNPKDMAKIIERKRIYSKNVNFVGGEPTPHLLSILETLKYVNLNIPVVWNSNMYLTIEALKLLDGVVDLYLTDFKFGNNTCAERLSKVKNYFDIVKRNHIFVKEYDMIIRHLVMPNHLQCCTERIFKFIKENLDRKNILVNVMFQYRPEYKAKFYNDINRPLTYEEMDMAMELAKKYKLNLIL comes from the coding sequence ATGATATTTCTAAAAAAAGCTGAGAATGAAGCTATATCAAATTTTTTAATAGCTAAATGTATAGAAGTTGAAGATTTTGGTGGATTGAAATTAGAAGATCTCTGGGAGATTCATAATAGTATTAAAGTCAAAGAAAAATACTTTGATGGAGAATTTAAAAAACCAAATTTATTAGATTTAAAGATAGAAATAGCTAGAAATATTTTTAAAAACTGCCACTTCTGTGAGCATAGGTGTTATGTCAATAGAGAAAAAGATAGAGGGTTTTGTAAAATTAGAAAGAGTTATTACTCTTCTGAATTTTTACATATGGGGGAGGAGAGAATATTAATTCCATCACATACAATATTTTTCTGTGGATGTAATTTTAAATGTGTCTTCTGCCAAAATTGGGATATATCTCAAGTCTATTTTGAAAAGATACCTTGTTATTGTCATCCTTATAATCCAAAAGATATGGCTAAGATAATTGAGAGAAAGAGAATTTATTCCAAAAATGTTAATTTTGTTGGTGGAGAACCTACACCACATTTGTTATCCATCTTAGAAACATTGAAATATGTAAATTTAAATATTCCTGTTGTTTGGAATTCTAATATGTATCTAACTATTGAAGCATTGAAATTGTTAGATGGGGTAGTTGATTTGTATTTGACAGATTTTAAATTTGGAAATAACACTTGTGCTGAAAGACTCTCAAAGGTTAAAAACTATTTTGATATTGTAAAGAGAAATCACATTTTTGTTAAAGAATATGATATGATAATTAGGCATCTTGTAATGCCAAACCATTTACAATGTTGTACAGAAAGAATATTTAAATTTATTAAAGAAAATTTAGATAGGAAAAATATTTTAGTTAATGTAATGTTTCAATATAGGCCAGAATATAAAGCAAAGTTTTATAATGATATTAATAGGCCATTAACTTATGAAGAGATGGATATGGCTATGGAATTAGCTAAGAAATATAAATTGAACTTAATTTTATAA
- a CDS encoding homoserine kinase, whose translation MKFKAPCTSANLGVGFDVFGLCLNEPYDIIEIKEDEGIIIESDLNIEQKKNVAYVVAKKMIEDFKLKGVRIKIKKGVKPGSGLGSSAASSAGTAVAINELYNLKLSKLELVEYASLGEELASGDKHYDNVAPAIFGGFTIIANKKPLDIIKIDVDLNIIIALPDITINTKKAREILPKCYKLEDVVNNLGKASAVVYAFLKDKERLKYIMDDKLAEPYRGKLIPNYFEVKNILKDKVYAISISGSGPAIIAFPKEDCANEVKEVLKEYYGNVIETCVGKGVECLKN comes from the coding sequence ATGAAATTTAAAGCTCCATGCACATCAGCTAATTTAGGAGTAGGATTTGATGTATTTGGATTATGTCTAAATGAACCATATGATATAATAGAAATTAAGGAAGATGAAGGAATTATTATAGAATCTGATTTAAATATAGAACAAAAAAAGAATGTAGCTTATGTTGTGGCAAAAAAGATGATAGAAGATTTTAAATTAAAAGGTGTAAGGATAAAAATCAAAAAAGGAGTTAAACCTGGAAGTGGTTTAGGTAGCTCAGCTGCATCATCTGCAGGGACTGCTGTAGCTATAAATGAATTATATAATTTAAAACTTAGTAAATTAGAGCTAGTAGAGTATGCCTCATTAGGTGAAGAGTTAGCTTCAGGAGATAAACATTATGACAATGTAGCCCCAGCTATTTTTGGAGGTTTTACAATAATAGCAAATAAAAAACCGTTAGATATTATAAAGATAGATGTTGATTTAAATATTATTATAGCTCTACCTGATATAACAATAAATACAAAAAAGGCAAGAGAAATTTTACCAAAGTGTTATAAGTTAGAAGATGTTGTTAACAATCTAGGTAAAGCTTCAGCAGTAGTCTATGCCTTTTTAAAAGATAAAGAAAGATTAAAATATATTATGGATGATAAGTTAGCAGAGCCATATAGGGGGAAGCTTATTCCAAATTATTTTGAGGTTAAAAATATTCTTAAAGATAAAGTTTATGCCATATCTATTAGTGGTTCTGGGCCTGCTATAATAGCATTTCCTAAGGAAGATTGTGCAAATGAAGTTAAGGAGGTGTTAAAGGAGTATTATGGAAATGTTATAGAAACTTGTGTTGGCAAAGGGGTAGAATGTTTAAAGAATTAA
- the cobK gene encoding precorrin-6A reductase: protein MGGTRDSKIIGEKLKKYKIIYTATTEYGAMLGKDFAYKIISKPLDKEDLKKVIEDYKVKLLIDATHPFAVNASRNAIDVCKELGIEYIRFERECEKINHENVIYVKNFEEAFNIAKNFNRIFFMAGIKNLKRAVEVLGDKIIARVLPISVMEALKLLPQQNIVAMYGTFSKGLNRELILNYKCDAIITKESGEFGGFKEKVYGAIEANAKVIIVEKPKLDYPKVFYDIDELVKEVNKIYINSYQSF from the coding sequence ATGGGAGGAACTAGAGATAGCAAAATTATTGGAGAAAAATTAAAAAAGTATAAAATTATATACACAGCCACTACAGAGTATGGAGCAATGTTAGGTAAGGATTTTGCCTATAAAATAATAAGTAAACCATTAGATAAGGAAGATTTAAAGAAAGTTATAGAAGATTATAAGGTTAAACTACTAATTGATGCTACCCATCCATTTGCTGTAAATGCTAGTAGGAATGCTATTGATGTTTGTAAGGAGTTAGGGATTGAATATATAAGATTTGAAAGAGAGTGTGAAAAAATAAATCATGAAAATGTTATATATGTGAAAAACTTTGAGGAGGCTTTTAATATAGCTAAAAATTTCAATAGAATATTTTTTATGGCAGGTATTAAGAACTTAAAAAGGGCTGTTGAAGTTCTTGGGGATAAAATAATTGCAAGAGTTTTGCCTATTTCTGTTATGGAAGCCTTAAAGTTACTGCCACAGCAAAACATTGTGGCAATGTATGGAACTTTCTCAAAGGGTTTAAATAGAGAGCTTATTTTAAACTATAAATGTGATGCTATAATAACAAAAGAAAGTGGGGAATTTGGGGGATTTAAAGAGAAAGTTTATGGAGCTATAGAAGCTAATGCTAAAGTTATTATTGTGGAAAAGCCAAAATTGGATTATCCTAAAGTGTTTTATGATATTGATGAGTTAGTTAAGGAAGTTAATAAAATTTATATTAACTCTTATCAATCTTTTTAA
- a CDS encoding M42 family metallopeptidase: protein MVVDYLKKLSQLHGISGREDNVREYIMRELKDCEIEIDKFGNLIAKKGEGNKKVMLAAHMDEIGLMVKYIDENGFLKFTKIGGIYDQMLLNQRVIVHGERDIFGVIGSKPPHRMKEEEKNKLIKYEDMFIDIGAESREEAIEMGVNIGSWVSFVSEVYELGKNRLAGKAFDDRVGCAILLDVMNRIEPNCEVYAVFTVQEEVGLKGAKVSAYKINPDMAIVIDVTIAGDHPGIKKEDAPVELGKGPVIDIADASGRGLIAHPEVLKLMIETAKKYNIDVQLEVSEGGTTDATAIHLTREGVPTGVLSVPARYIHTPVEVIDKRDLQKTADLLYYILKEI from the coding sequence ATGGTAGTAGATTATTTAAAAAAGTTATCCCAACTACATGGAATATCTGGAAGAGAAGATAATGTTAGAGAATATATAATGAGAGAGTTGAAGGATTGTGAGATAGAAATTGATAAATTTGGTAACTTAATAGCCAAAAAAGGAGAGGGAAATAAAAAGGTTATGTTAGCAGCACACATGGATGAGATTGGTTTAATGGTTAAATATATTGATGAAAATGGGTTTCTAAAATTTACAAAGATAGGGGGAATATATGATCAGATGTTGTTAAACCAGAGGGTTATTGTTCATGGGGAGAGAGATATATTTGGGGTAATTGGTTCAAAACCACCCCATAGGATGAAGGAAGAAGAGAAAAATAAGTTAATAAAATATGAGGATATGTTTATTGATATAGGAGCTGAAAGTAGAGAAGAAGCTATAGAAATGGGGGTAAATATTGGTTCATGGGTATCTTTTGTATCAGAAGTTTATGAGCTTGGAAAAAACAGATTAGCTGGGAAGGCCTTTGATGATAGGGTAGGATGTGCTATTTTATTAGATGTAATGAATAGGATAGAGCCAAATTGTGAAGTTTATGCAGTATTTACAGTTCAAGAGGAAGTTGGATTAAAAGGGGCTAAAGTTTCAGCTTATAAAATAAATCCTGATATGGCTATAGTTATTGATGTAACAATTGCTGGAGATCATCCTGGAATTAAGAAAGAGGATGCACCTGTAGAGCTTGGAAAGGGTCCTGTTATTGATATTGCTGATGCTTCTGGCAGGGGTTTAATTGCACATCCTGAAGTGTTAAAATTAATGATAGAAACTGCAAAAAAATACAATATAGATGTGCAGCTTGAAGTCAGTGAGGGAGGAACTACTGATGCAACAGCTATACATCTTACAAGAGAAGGAGTACCTACTGGAGTATTATCAGTTCCAGCAAGATATATACACACTCCAGTTGAAGTTATAGATAAAAGAGATTTACAAAAGACTGCAGACTTGTTATATTATATTTTAAAAGAGATCTAA
- the recJ gene encoding single-stranded-DNA-specific exonuclease RecJ, translating to MFKELNKAKEIFLKNKNNKVLIATHIDTDGLTSMVILKKIVERLEVDADFIFLKQINEETIDDIDFDYDLIILADFGSGQLSIIKEKIEEVRYNKKIIILDHHQIEKERVENIILVNPLTENKETCGAGVCYLFAKAINSNWIDLAKYAVIGAVGDVQNIEGKLKSLNREILCDAIFAGDVVIKNDLQLYGRQTRPLFVSLRYWADVRTDLLDNDLNIIKYINYINKKYGIDIDPTKSLAKLPYSYKKIIGNELLIKSLQYVPPHWAKYVPKVIFGEVYELSYEDEGSYLKDLEELSTCINSCSRYGDYETAINILLGNKKYYNKMIKNLERHRKNLREALNHIKTEVEIKKEKNFQYFETDKIKPNIIGIVAGMSYTIDEIDWQKPIFAIAEDENSYKVSARCPKLLCFAENIDLGKAIKIASEKANGSGGGHKFASGAYIKNKEEFIKCLSEALKV from the coding sequence ATGTTTAAAGAATTAAATAAAGCTAAAGAGATTTTTTTAAAAAACAAAAATAACAAAGTGCTAATAGCTACACATATAGATACTGATGGTTTAACATCAATGGTTATATTAAAAAAGATTGTTGAAAGGTTAGAAGTAGATGCTGATTTTATTTTTTTAAAACAAATTAATGAAGAAACAATTGATGATATTGATTTTGATTATGATCTTATTATATTAGCTGATTTTGGTAGTGGGCAGCTGAGTATAATTAAAGAGAAAATAGAGGAAGTGAGATATAATAAAAAAATTATTATTTTAGACCACCATCAAATAGAAAAAGAAAGAGTTGAGAACATTATCCTTGTTAACCCATTAACAGAAAATAAAGAAACTTGTGGGGCAGGAGTTTGTTACCTATTTGCTAAAGCTATTAATAGTAATTGGATAGATTTAGCCAAATATGCTGTTATTGGAGCTGTTGGAGATGTTCAAAATATTGAAGGAAAATTAAAAAGTTTAAATAGAGAAATCCTCTGTGATGCTATTTTTGCAGGAGATGTGGTTATTAAAAATGATTTACAACTTTATGGAAGGCAGACACGACCTCTGTTTGTTTCACTTAGATATTGGGCTGATGTTAGGACAGACCTTTTAGATAATGATTTAAATATAATTAAATATATAAATTATATCAATAAAAAGTATGGTATTGATATTGATCCTACAAAATCTTTAGCAAAACTACCTTATAGTTATAAGAAAATCATTGGTAATGAGTTATTAATAAAATCTCTTCAATATGTTCCACCTCACTGGGCTAAGTATGTGCCAAAAGTGATATTTGGTGAAGTTTATGAGCTAAGTTATGAAGATGAAGGGAGTTATTTAAAAGATTTAGAAGAGTTATCAACATGTATAAACTCTTGTTCAAGGTATGGGGATTATGAAACAGCTATTAATATTCTTTTAGGAAATAAAAAATATTACAATAAAATGATTAAAAACCTTGAAAGGCATAGAAAGAATTTAAGAGAAGCTTTAAATCATATCAAAACTGAAGTAGAAATTAAGAAAGAAAAGAATTTCCAATATTTTGAAACAGATAAAATTAAACCTAATATTATTGGTATTGTAGCTGGGATGAGTTATACTATAGATGAAATTGATTGGCAAAAACCCATATTTGCTATAGCTGAAGATGAAAATAGCTATAAAGTTTCTGCAAGATGTCCAAAATTATTATGTTTTGCCGAAAATATAGATCTTGGAAAAGCTATAAAGATTGCCTCTGAGAAGGCTAATGGATCTGGAGGAGGACATAAATTTGCTTCTGGAGCTTATATAAAAAATAAAGAGGAGTTTATAAAATGTCTTAGTGAAGCTCTTAAAGTGTGA
- a CDS encoding DUF483 domain-containing protein: MMEDILKKILQMREGKSEFKKLEENIKNMDDIKFEYLINRLKTQIEIVNKYKPKVRPALDPVISFELGVYRRLDDYEIGKLLNYPLCCIKSFSEDFRIAIDREHLKEAKEINTYAIVITSGFIPCSLKCKMAMKNGLLGYMDEEEFKKILKLEEELKKKLKHFHSAYDEFYEKIIVG, translated from the coding sequence ATGATGGAGGATATTTTAAAAAAGATTTTACAAATGAGAGAAGGAAAATCAGAATTTAAAAAATTAGAGGAAAATATAAAAAATATGGATGATATAAAATTTGAGTATTTAATAAACAGGTTAAAAACACAAATAGAAATTGTTAATAAATATAAACCAAAGGTTAGACCTGCTCTTGATCCAGTAATTTCTTTTGAATTAGGAGTGTATAGAAGGTTAGATGACTATGAAATAGGTAAATTATTAAACTATCCATTATGTTGCATAAAATCATTTTCAGAGGATTTTAGAATAGCTATTGATAGAGAACATTTAAAAGAGGCAAAAGAGATAAATACTTATGCTATAGTTATAACTTCTGGTTTTATTCCATGTAGTTTGAAATGTAAAATGGCTATGAAGAATGGGCTTTTAGGTTATATGGATGAGGAAGAGTTTAAAAAAATATTAAAATTAGAAGAAGAATTAAAAAAGAAATTAAAACATTTCCATTCAGCTTATGATGAGTTTTATGAAAAGATAATAGTGGGATAA
- the hcp gene encoding hydroxylamine reductase, whose product MERETKMFCFQCQETAKNEGCTIRGVCGKDDKVANLQDLLIYLIKGLCLICEKSGYSDEKIDKFIVESLFATITNVNFDDSDIIERIKKCIELRENIKYNSENLPDCATWKPENDEDIIKKAYTHEVSVLAERDEDKRSLKELITYGIKGISAYLYHAMNLGYNDEEIHKFIKSTLAKLTEDLSVDELFNLAMETGKYAVKTLELLDKANTGTYGHPEITEVNIGVRNRPGILISGHDLKDLEQLLEQSKDKGVDIYTHCEMLPANYYPYFKKYEHFVGNYGGAWWRQREEFKKFNGPIIMTTNCLVPPDESYKDRLYVTGPVGYPGVKRIPEKDGVKDFSEVIEHAKKCNPPEPLEEGKIIGGFAHNQVIALADKIIKAINEGKIRKFVVMAGCDGRFKVREYYTEFAKKLPKDTVILTCGCAKYRFIKLDLGDIDGIPRVLDAGQCNDSYSLVKIALTLKDVLGLKDINELPIAYNISWYEQKAVAVLLALLYLGVKNIILGPTLPAFLSPNVAKVLVEKFGISQISTVEEDMKKLGII is encoded by the coding sequence ATGGAAAGAGAGACAAAAATGTTCTGCTTCCAATGTCAAGAAACTGCAAAAAATGAAGGATGTACTATAAGAGGAGTTTGTGGGAAAGATGACAAAGTAGCTAATTTACAAGATTTATTAATATATTTAATAAAAGGTTTATGTCTAATTTGTGAAAAATCAGGATACTCAGATGAAAAAATAGATAAATTTATTGTAGAATCTCTATTTGCTACAATAACTAATGTAAATTTTGATGATAGTGACATTATAGAAAGAATAAAAAAATGTATAGAGCTTAGAGAAAATATAAAATATAATTCTGAAAATCTACCAGATTGTGCAACATGGAAACCTGAAAATGATGAAGATATTATTAAAAAAGCTTACACTCATGAAGTTTCAGTTTTAGCTGAAAGGGATGAAGATAAAAGATCACTGAAAGAGCTTATAACATATGGAATTAAAGGAATCTCTGCCTATTTATATCATGCTATGAATCTTGGATATAACGATGAGGAGATTCATAAGTTTATAAAAAGCACCTTAGCTAAACTCACTGAAGATCTATCTGTAGATGAGTTATTCAATTTAGCCATGGAAACTGGAAAATATGCTGTAAAAACTTTAGAGTTGTTAGATAAAGCTAATACTGGAACTTATGGACATCCAGAAATTACTGAGGTAAATATTGGTGTAAGAAATAGGCCAGGAATATTAATTAGTGGGCATGATTTAAAAGATCTTGAACAGCTGTTAGAACAGAGTAAAGATAAAGGTGTTGATATCTACACCCACTGTGAAATGCTACCAGCTAATTATTATCCATACTTTAAGAAATATGAACACTTTGTTGGCAATTATGGAGGGGCTTGGTGGAGACAAAGAGAAGAATTTAAAAAGTTTAATGGACCAATAATAATGACTACCAACTGCTTAGTCCCTCCAGATGAGAGTTATAAAGATAGATTATATGTTACAGGTCCTGTAGGATATCCTGGAGTAAAAAGAATTCCTGAGAAAGATGGGGTTAAGGATTTCTCTGAAGTTATTGAGCATGCTAAAAAATGTAATCCACCAGAACCATTAGAAGAAGGAAAAATTATTGGTGGATTTGCACATAATCAAGTTATAGCCTTAGCAGATAAAATAATAAAAGCTATAAATGAAGGAAAAATTAGAAAGTTTGTTGTAATGGCTGGATGTGATGGTAGGTTTAAAGTTAGAGAGTATTATACAGAATTTGCTAAAAAACTACCAAAAGATACTGTTATACTTACATGTGGATGTGCTAAATATAGATTTATAAAATTAGATTTAGGAGATATTGATGGAATTCCAAGGGTTTTAGATGCAGGGCAGTGTAATGACAGTTACTCTTTAGTAAAAATAGCTTTAACATTAAAAGATGTCCTTGGTTTAAAAGACATTAATGAGTTGCCTATAGCATATAATATCTCATGGTATGAGCAAAAGGCAGTTGCTGTATTATTAGCACTTCTATACTTGGGAGTAAAAAACATTATCTTAGGTCCAACACTTCCAGCCTTCTTATCTCCAAATGTAGCTAAGGTGTTAGTAGAGAAGTTTGGAATTAGCCAGATTTCCACAGTAGAAGAGGATATGAAAAAGCTTGGAATAATTTAA
- a CDS encoding P-II family nitrogen regulator: MKKIEAIIRPSKLEDVKNALIKAGCRGLTVSEVKGRGVQGGVVERYRGREYVVDLLPKVKIEIVVDDEYVDKIVNIICENAKTGEFGDGKIFILPVEEVIRIRTGERGRDAIM; this comes from the coding sequence ATGAAAAAAATAGAGGCAATAATAAGACCTTCAAAATTGGAAGATGTGAAAAATGCATTGATTAAAGCAGGTTGTAGGGGTTTGACGGTTAGTGAAGTTAAAGGTAGAGGGGTTCAAGGAGGAGTAGTTGAGAGATATAGAGGGAGGGAGTATGTTGTAGATCTACTACCAAAGGTAAAAATAGAGATTGTTGTTGATGATGAATATGTTGATAAGATAGTCAATATAATCTGTGAGAATGCTAAAACTGGAGAATTTGGAGATGGAAAAATCTTTATTCTCCCTGTGGAAGAGGTTATAAGGATAAGAACTGGTGAGAGAGGAAGGGATGCTATAATGTAA